A genomic window from Hippocampus zosterae strain Florida chromosome 13, ASM2543408v3, whole genome shotgun sequence includes:
- the LOC127612612 gene encoding neuronal acetylcholine receptor subunit beta-2-like, whose translation MNVIFFPFSFYILTKCFFLPQVWSRMRMRINAVLLLCTLCFTSSRAESAEERLVNFLLGPERYNKLIRPAVNKSQQVTISIRVSLSQLISVNEREQIMTTNLWLSQEWNDYRLRWDPEKYEGIKKLRIPSKLLWLPDIVLYNNADGVYEVSFYCNTVVSNTGDIVWLPPAIYKSACAIEVQNFPFDQQNCTLKFRSWTYDHTEVDLILTSDFASRDDFTPSGEWDIVSLPGRKNEDPNDITYLDITYDFVIKRKPLFYTINMIIPCVLITSLAILVFYLPSDCGEKMTLCISVLLALTVFLLLISKIVPPTSLAVPLIGKYLMFTMVLVTFSIVTTVCVLNVHHRSPSTHHMPEWVNRLFLVQLPTFLLMRRPGATNVRDKLRRKYGDRDTARKSPQTATDKHRLSNIKLGGTQTNSDSFYVNADWAHKYCWRGGDIPDAGGGCSDIPRPLRSQWDANLEEAVEGVKYIAEHMKTEDDDEGIIEDWKYVAMVIDRLFLWIFILVCVIGTLGLFMQPLFQSYNTPTADDAAYGDF comes from the exons atgaatgtaattttttttcctttttctttttatattttaacaaAGTGTTTCTTTTTACCTCAAGTTTGGTCAAGGATGAGGATGAGAATCAACGCCGTTCTACTGCTCTGCACACTCTGTTTTACAA GCAGCAGGGCAGAGAGTGCTGAGGAGCGGCTGGTCAATTTCTTGTTAGGTCCCGAACGCTACAACAAACTGATCAGACCGGCTGTCAATAAGAGCCAACAGGTCACCATCTCTATTCGGGTGTCACTGTCCCAGCTCATCAGTGTC AATGAACGGGAGCAAATAATGACGACCAACTTGTGGCTGTCTCAG GAGTGGAATGATTATCGGCTAAGATGGGACCCAGAAAAGTACGAAGGCATAAAGAAACTTCGAATACCCTCCAAACTCCTCTGGCTTCCTGACATTGTGCTTTACAACAA CGCCGACGGTGTGTATGAGGTGTCCTTCTATTGCAACACTGTGGTCTCCAACACGGGCGACATCGTTTGGCTCCCCCCGGCCATCTACAAATCAGCCTGCGCCATCGAAGTGCAGAATTTCCCCTTCGACCAACAGAACTGCACTCTCAAGTTCCGCTCCTGGACGTACGATCACACAGAAGTTGACCTGATTCTCACAAGCGACTTTGCCAGCCGTGACGACTTCACACCCAGCGGAGAGTGGGACATCGTCTCACTGCCGGGACGCAAAAACGAGGACCCGAATGACATCACTTACCTCGATATCACCTATGATTTTGTTATCAAGAGGAAGCCGTTGTTTTATACCATTAATATGATCATCCCCTGTGTGCTGATCACCTCTCTGGCTATTCTGGTCTTTTACCTGCCATCGGACTGTGGCGAGAAGATGACTTTGTGTATCTCAGTGCTGCTGGCACTCACCGTGTTCCTGTTACTTATTTCCAAGATTGTACCGCCTACCTCCCTTGCAGTCCCTCTCATTG GTAAATACCTGATGTTCACCATGGTGTTAGTCACATTTTCCATTGTGACCACCGTGTGCGTTCTGAACGTGCATCACCGTTCGCCGTCCACTCACCATATGCCTGAATGGGTGAACCGCCTCTTCTTAGTACAGCTTCCCACTTTTCTCCTCATGAGGCGTCCAGGTGCAACTAATGTCCGTGATAAGCTCAGGCGGAAGTATGGCGACCGGGACACCGCCAGAAAAAGTCCTCAGACTGCAACTGATAAACATCGGTTGTCAAATATCAAACTTGGTGGCACTCAGACGAATTCTGACTCATTCTATGTGAATGCAGACTGGGCCCACAAGTATTGTTGGAGGGGTGGAGACATCCCGGATGCAGGTGGTGGATGCTCGGACATCCCGAGGCCATTGCGCTCTCAATGGGATGCAAACCTTGAGGAGGCGGTGGAAGGTGTGAAATACATCGCTGAGCACATGAAGacagaagatgatgatgaaggg aTAATAGAAGACTGGAAATACGTAGCCATGGTGATCGAccgtttgtttttgtggatCTTCATCCTGGTGTGTGTGATAGGAACACTGGGGCTCTTCATGCAACCGCTGTTCCAAAGCTACAACACACCAACTGCCGACGATGCTGC GTATGGAGATTTCTAG